The following nucleotide sequence is from Roseivirga sp. BDSF3-8.
AGGCGCCGAGGTTGATACCCATGTAGAAGATAGTGAACCCGGCATCACGTCTGTTATCTCCTTTTTTATAGAGACCACCTACCATGGTAGAAATGTTAGGCTTCAACAATCCGGTACCTGCTACAATGAGAAGCAGCGCCCCGTAAAATGCCCACTCGAGAGGAACGGCCATAAGGAAGTGACCGGCCACCAGGGTAAATCCTCCTATTAATACAGCCTTTTTCTGGCCAAAGATATTATCAGCAAGCCAGCCGCCCGGTACAGATACCAGATAAACGAGCATGGTATACCAACCATAAAGCTCCAGTGCACCGGATTCAGTCCAACCGAAGCCTCCGTTTACGGTACTTACGAGGAAGAGTACGAGAATACCCCTCATTCCGTAATAGCTGAAACGTTCCCACATTTCAGTAAAGAATAGGATCATAAGGCCTTTGGGGTGCCCTCCTATCGTTGAACGCTCAATGTCGGAATTATCCGGCAGGTTCACTGTATCACGCTTTGACATTGCCTATAGCTATTTTTCTAGAACAATCTTTCTTGAAACAAACGCTAAAGCTACTATTTGAATGTATTTTCTGCAAAAAATTTATGCTTATGACCAAACAATTTTAGAATTACTGATCTAAATCATTTTTGAAAAAGGAAGTGTTAGACATATTGACGGAGCAAAATTTTATTAATTTTACGCAAACGTTTGAATCAATCGTATCCCTATATTTTTAATTATTGATCATGCAAGAATTCGGTCTAAAATCATCAGTTAGCGGTTTGGGTAAACAGGGGGTGAACAAGTTCGCAGAAGCATACTGGAACCTGTCTCCGGCCGAACTGGTAGAAGAGGCTCTGAAAAACGGCGAAGGATCCCTTACTGATAAGGGTGCACTTATGTGTGATACCGGCAAGTTTACAGGACGGTCTCCCAAGGACAGGTTCGTAGTCAAAGACGACAAAACTGCCGACACAGTTTGGTGGGGTGATATTAACTTCCCTATCGAACCTGCACACTTTGAGGGCCTTTACCAAAAGATGCTTGCTTTTTTGGAGGATAAGAAGCTTTATGTGAGAGATGCCTATGCGGGTGCGGATGAAAATTACAGACTTAGCCTGCGCGTAATCAACACCGAGGCATGGCATAATCTTTTCTGCAATAATATGTTCCTGAGGCCTTCAGCAGATGAACTCAAGAACTTTGATCCCAATTTTACCATTATCTGTGCTCCTGACTTTAAAGCTAATCCGGAAGAGGATGGCACACGTCAGGAAAACTTCGCCATTATCAACTTTACCAAACGGATGATCCTGATCGGTGGCACAGGTTATGCGGGCGAAATGAAGAAGGGTATATTCTCTGTACTGAATTACCTGCTTCCTCAGGAGCACCACGTGCTGTCTATGCACTGTTCTGCCAACATCGGTGAAGATGGTGACACAGCTATATTTTTCGGGCTCTCAGGAACTGGTAAGACTACGCTTAGCGCTGACCCTGCCAGGGGACTTATCGGTGATGATGAGCATGGCTGGACAGATAAGAATGTATTCAACTTCGAAGGCGGATGCTATGCAAAAGTAGTGGACCTGACCCGGGAGAAGGAACCGCAGATCTACGACGCCATTAGGTTCGGAGCATTAGTAGAAAATACCCGCTTCAAGGAAGGAACCCGTGAGGTGGACTACGAAAATACTGAGGTTACTGAAAATACCCGTACCAGTTATCCTATCAACCATATAGATAATGCGGTAGAACCTTCTAAAGGAGGAATTCCTCAAAATATCTTCTTCCTCACTTGTGATGCCTATGGTGTACTCCCTCCTATTTCAAAACTGAATAAGGGGCAGGCTATGTATCACTTCATCAGCGGATATACAGCTAAAGTAGCAGGTACTGAGGCAGGTATTACAGAACCCCAAACTGCATTTTCTGCCTGTTTTGGTGCGCCATTTCTTCCCCTTCACCCCACTCAGTATGCTGAAATGCTTGGTGAGAAGATGAAAAAGCACGATGTGAATATCTGGCTTATCAATACTGGCTGGTCTGGTGGTCCTTATGGTACTGGTAGCCGCATTAAACTGCCTTACACCCGTGCTATGATCTCTGCTGCCCTGGAAGGAAAGCTTGATTCGGTAGAATTTAAAAATCATCCTGTATTTGGCGTAGCCATGCCTACATCATGCCCAGGGGTGCCATCGGAAATACTGGATCCGGTTAATACCTGGGATGATAAGGATGATTATCAGAATAAGGCGGACAAGCTTGCCAATAGCTTTATCTCAAACTTTGGGAAATACGAAGAATACGCCAATGATGAAATCATGGCCGGCTCTCCTAAACCGTCAAAGATTAACGCCTGATAAAGCGACAATAAAATACGTGAACCCTAAAAAGCCTTTTCGTGAAAGCGAAGGGGCTTTTTCTTTGCATAAGAATTAATAAAAAGTGAATTTTCGGTCTATGACTGATAAAACAGCACTGGAAGCCTGGCTTAAGAAGCAGGATTTTCATGAGGTAATGCCATTGCCCGCGAGCAGTGATATCCGCAGATTAGATTTCACAGCCAATAACAGCCGGCTTGCAGAGATAGACCTGAAAGATCAGGTTGCTTTTCATAACTATGTGTTTAATGAAATGATCTACGGCACAAAAGGTACCGCCGGTGTGGGAGGCTATATGGAGCCACGTGTTCTATACCAGAGAAGCGATCATTTTGGCGGAGAGGAGCCCCGTTCATGTCATTTGGGGATAGACATTTGGATGGAGCAAAATACTCCTGTGATGGTCCCCTATGAGGGCAGGGTGCATAGCCTGGCAGATAATGCAGGGTTTGGTAATTATGGTCCTACAATCATTCTGGAGCATACATCACCGGCTGGCCCCTGGTATTCTCTTTACGGTCACCTGAGTCGCGAAAGCCTTAGACTAGAAGAGGGCCAGCTTATTGCCAAAGGAGAGGTATTTGCCGACCTGGGCACTTATTTAGAGAACGGACACTGGCCGCCACACCTGCACTTTCAGTTAATGATTGATTTGCAGGGAAATCGCGGAGATTTCCCTGGCGTAGCTGCACCGGCAGCAAAAGCACAGTACACAGCAATATGTCCGGATCCTAACCTTATCCTGCGCCTTCCTGTTTTACATGATTAATCAGTAAACAGGGCACCGGCAATAGTGGCAGTCATCATACAGGCAATGGTGGCTGCAAGCAGGGCTCTAAGACCTAATTTGGATAAGTTGCCTTGTTGATTAGGGGCCATGCCCCCTATTCCCCCCACCTGTATGGCTATGGAACTGAAGTTACTAAAGCCGCATAGTGCATATGTAGCTATAATGATTGACTTGGGTTGAAGTATTCCCTCTGACTTCATATCTGCCAGTGCCAAATAAGCCACAAACTCATTGATAACGGTTTTTTGCCCCAAAAGACTACCCACAGCCAGGGCATCCTTACTTTCTACCCCCATTACGAAGGCAAATACCTGGAAAATCTGACCTAGAATATACTCAAGAGAAAATTTATCAAATTTTCCATCCGTTGATTCGGCTATGAAACTATTGAGTCCGGTAATGTCCCCTATAAAGTCTCCGAGAAAGTAATTAATGGCATAAATGACGGCAATAAAGGCGAGAAGCATCCCTCCTATATTAAGCGCAAGCTTAAGACCGTCTGCTGCTCCCCGTGACAAGGCGTCTATAAGGTTAACTCCGAGGGTTTCATTACTTACTTTAAGGTCAGTATTGATCTGGTCAGGTTGTGTTTCCGGAATGATTATCTTACTTATCACAATGGCTGCAGGGGCATTCATTACGGAAGCACTTAGCAGGTAGGCGGCAAACTTAGCTTCCATTTCCGGATCACCGCCTCCCAGGAATGCTACAAAAGCAGCCAGAACACCACCGGCAATAGTAGCCATACCACCTGTCATGAGGCACATAAGCTCTGACCTGGTCATGGTGGGTACAAAGGGCCTCACCAGCAGAGGCGCTTCAGTTTGCCCCAGAAATATATTACCTGCAGCACTCAGGCTTTCCGCACCACTCAGTCGCATGGTGCGTGCCATTATCCAGGCAATACCAAATACAATCTTCTGGAGTATGCCCAGATAATAAAGACCGGCTGTGACAGTGGAAAAGAAAATAACGGTGGGCAATACCTTAACGGCAAAAACAAATCCTAATGTACCCTGGTCGTTTACCATTTCATCGCCGAAAATGAACCTGGCTCCATCTTCAGCGAAGTTTAAGAACAGGACAAATTTTTCACTTACCCATTCAAAACCAGCCTTCACTGCTGGAAATTCATTGATCAAAAGACCAAAAATAATCTGTAGTAGGATACCGGTGCCCACCAGCCGCCAGTTTATGGCTTTTCTATTGCTACTGAATACAAAGGCAAATCCTACTAAAGCGATAAGGCCCAAAAGGCCGCGTGCATAATCCATATCCAGGTATTGAGACCTGCAAAAATAGGATTAAATGTAAAAAAGAAAAACCTCCCGTTTCGGGGAGGTTTATTCGTATTTTATTTCAGACTAAAAAGGTCTAATTCCGTCGGTTCATCTCATCACGAATCTTCGCGGCACGCTCATAATCCTCTTTTTCGATGGCATCCTTAAGCATCTCATTGAGTTTTTCGATAGAGTAGTCTTTAAGCAGTTCCTCAGTAGATTTTGACGCCGTACTTTTCTTAGAAGCGGCTTTTTTCTCTCCTGTTCCGGGTGCGGGACTGGACTGCGGCTCTTCTGACTCTTCTGTAAGCACAATGCCGGCTTCAGAGAGGATAGCTTCATAGGTGAAGATAGGCGCATTGAATCTCAACCCAATGGCAATAGCATCAGAGGGCCGTGCATCGATCTCCGATCGTTCTGTACCGTTGTTACAAACAATTTTGGCAAAGAAAACCCCTTCCTTTAAATCGGAGATAACAATCTCTTCAATATTGAAATTGAAGCTACTGGCAAAAGACTTAAAGAGATCATGCGTCATAGGACGATTGGGTATGATCTTTTCTATCTCTATGGCAATAGCCTGGGCTTCGAACATTCCGATGATAATGGGAAGTCGCCGGTTACCTTGTTTTTCACCTAGTACCAAGGCAAAAGAGCCTGATTGCGACTGGCTTGACGAAAGTCCAAGGATTTCTAGTCTGATTTTATCCACAATATATGGGGGTCGATTTCTTTACTTGCGTGCTTTGATCGCTTCTGTCAGTTTGGGCACTACTTCGAATGCATCTCCTACAATACCGTAGTCAGCCGCTTTGAAGAAAGGTGCTTCAGGATCTTTATTGATCACGACAATGTATTTTGATGAATTCACACCGGCAAGGTGTTGAATTGCACCTGAAATCCCAACAGCTACGTACAGGGTAGGGCTAACTTTAACGCCGGTCTGGCCAACGTGCTCATGGTGAGGTCTCCAGTCCATATCTGACACTGGTTTGCTACATCCTGTAGCAGCGCCAAGAGCCCTGGCAAGATCTTCTATCATACCCCAGTTTTCAGGACCTTTCAGACCCCGGCCACCGGATACGACAAGATCAGCCTCAGGAAGTAGTATTTCACCCGTTTGTCTTTCCTCTCCGGTGATTTGCACACCAAAGTCAGCGTCAGACAATTCTGGCGAGAATGTTTCCACAGTAGCATCTCCGCCATCTTCTTTAACCTCTACGGCGTTTTTCTTAATGGCAATGATCTTTACATCAGCCTTAAGTTCAACCATGGCAAAGGCTTTACCTGTATAGATGCTTCTTTTTACTTTGAAGCCGGAAGAAGTATCAGGCAGTTCAGCAACGTTCGATGCCAGCGCAGCGTTGGTTTTAACGGCTACACGGGCAGCTACAGGATCACCTAGAGAAGACTTGGCAAGTACGAGTACTTTCGCACCTTCTTTTTCCACCGCCTGGGTAAGTGCGTTGGCATAGGCCTGGATCACACCTTTATCCAGTCTGTCATCATTAACATGCAATACTTTTGTGGCACCAGCCTTACCCACTTCTTTGAGCTTAGCCTCGTCTATGCTACCAAATGCAATGGCAGTAGCTGAAGTGCCTTCATTTGCCGCTACGGCAGCACCATAGCTGACAGCCTCGAGTGAGGATTTTTTGATCTCGCCTTCGGCCGATTCTATAAATACTAATACGGACATTTTTCCAGATTTTTTTAGTTGAAGTAAAAATGAGATGGGCGGCTTATCAGATTACCTTTGCCTCGTTCTTAAGCAGGTCGACAAGTTCCTCAACATTGTCGGCATCGATCATTTTCACATCTCCCTTAGCAGGAGGCATTTCATAATTCTCCAGCACGGTAGGCTTTTCGCTGTCTACAGGGTCCACCACATTCAGCGGCTTGGTTCTGGCAGACATGATACCTCTCATGTTAGGAATCTTCCATTCTGCTATAGGCTCCTGACAGCCTGCAACGAATGGCATTTTTACCTCAATAAATTCTTTTCCACCTTCGATCTCACGAGCCATTTTGGCTGTGTCGCCCTCTATGTCCAGTTTCATAACCGGAGACAGTGCAGGTAGTCCAAGTAACTCGCCTACCATGCCATGTACCTGGCCTCCATTGAAGTCGATGGATTCACGGCCCATAAGGATCATGTCATATCCGCCTTCTTTGGCGTGGGAAGCAATTTGCTTAGCAACAAAAAATGCATCGGTAGGCTCGGCATTTATACGTACTGCTTCATCTGCACCAATGGCCAGGGCCTTACGGATGGTCGGCTCGGTCTCAGCCTCGCCCACATTGAGAACGGTAACACTACCGCCTGTTTGCTCCTTGATCTCAACCGCACGTGCCAGGGCATAATCATCATAAGGGCCAATGATGTACTGTACGCCTGTGCTATCAAACTTCGTGTTGTTATCGGTAAACGATATCTTCGAAGTCGTATCGGGTACGTGGGTAATACAAACTAAAATTTTCATATATCGAGGTGAAAGATTTTATATGTTAA
It contains:
- a CDS encoding peptidoglycan DD-metalloendopeptidase family protein, giving the protein MTDKTALEAWLKKQDFHEVMPLPASSDIRRLDFTANNSRLAEIDLKDQVAFHNYVFNEMIYGTKGTAGVGGYMEPRVLYQRSDHFGGEEPRSCHLGIDIWMEQNTPVMVPYEGRVHSLADNAGFGNYGPTIILEHTSPAGPWYSLYGHLSRESLRLEEGQLIAKGEVFADLGTYLENGHWPPHLHFQLMIDLQGNRGDFPGVAAPAAKAQYTAICPDPNLILRLPVLHD
- a CDS encoding electron transfer flavoprotein beta subunit/FixA family protein, giving the protein MKILVCITHVPDTTSKISFTDNNTKFDSTGVQYIIGPYDDYALARAVEIKEQTGGSVTVLNVGEAETEPTIRKALAIGADEAVRINAEPTDAFFVAKQIASHAKEGGYDMILMGRESIDFNGGQVHGMVGELLGLPALSPVMKLDIEGDTAKMAREIEGGKEFIEVKMPFVAGCQEPIAEWKIPNMRGIMSARTKPLNVVDPVDSEKPTVLENYEMPPAKGDVKMIDADNVEELVDLLKNEAKVI
- a CDS encoding NupC/NupG family nucleoside CNT transporter, with amino-acid sequence MDYARGLLGLIALVGFAFVFSSNRKAINWRLVGTGILLQIIFGLLINEFPAVKAGFEWVSEKFVLFLNFAEDGARFIFGDEMVNDQGTLGFVFAVKVLPTVIFFSTVTAGLYYLGILQKIVFGIAWIMARTMRLSGAESLSAAGNIFLGQTEAPLLVRPFVPTMTRSELMCLMTGGMATIAGGVLAAFVAFLGGGDPEMEAKFAAYLLSASVMNAPAAIVISKIIIPETQPDQINTDLKVSNETLGVNLIDALSRGAADGLKLALNIGGMLLAFIAVIYAINYFLGDFIGDITGLNSFIAESTDGKFDKFSLEYILGQIFQVFAFVMGVESKDALAVGSLLGQKTVINEFVAYLALADMKSEGILQPKSIIIATYALCGFSNFSSIAIQVGGIGGMAPNQQGNLSKLGLRALLAATIACMMTATIAGALFTD
- a CDS encoding bifunctional nuclease domain-containing protein; the protein is MDKIRLEILGLSSSQSQSGSFALVLGEKQGNRRLPIIIGMFEAQAIAIEIEKIIPNRPMTHDLFKSFASSFNFNIEEIVISDLKEGVFFAKIVCNNGTERSEIDARPSDAIAIGLRFNAPIFTYEAILSEAGIVLTEESEEPQSSPAPGTGEKKAASKKSTASKSTEELLKDYSIEKLNEMLKDAIEKEDYERAAKIRDEMNRRN
- the pckA gene encoding phosphoenolpyruvate carboxykinase (ATP), whose protein sequence is MQEFGLKSSVSGLGKQGVNKFAEAYWNLSPAELVEEALKNGEGSLTDKGALMCDTGKFTGRSPKDRFVVKDDKTADTVWWGDINFPIEPAHFEGLYQKMLAFLEDKKLYVRDAYAGADENYRLSLRVINTEAWHNLFCNNMFLRPSADELKNFDPNFTIICAPDFKANPEEDGTRQENFAIINFTKRMILIGGTGYAGEMKKGIFSVLNYLLPQEHHVLSMHCSANIGEDGDTAIFFGLSGTGKTTLSADPARGLIGDDEHGWTDKNVFNFEGGCYAKVVDLTREKEPQIYDAIRFGALVENTRFKEGTREVDYENTEVTENTRTSYPINHIDNAVEPSKGGIPQNIFFLTCDAYGVLPPISKLNKGQAMYHFISGYTAKVAGTEAGITEPQTAFSACFGAPFLPLHPTQYAEMLGEKMKKHDVNIWLINTGWSGGPYGTGSRIKLPYTRAMISAALEGKLDSVEFKNHPVFGVAMPTSCPGVPSEILDPVNTWDDKDDYQNKADKLANSFISNFGKYEEYANDEIMAGSPKPSKINA
- a CDS encoding electron transfer flavoprotein subunit alpha/FixB family protein, which gives rise to MSVLVFIESAEGEIKKSSLEAVSYGAAVAANEGTSATAIAFGSIDEAKLKEVGKAGATKVLHVNDDRLDKGVIQAYANALTQAVEKEGAKVLVLAKSSLGDPVAARVAVKTNAALASNVAELPDTSSGFKVKRSIYTGKAFAMVELKADVKIIAIKKNAVEVKEDGGDATVETFSPELSDADFGVQITGEERQTGEILLPEADLVVSGGRGLKGPENWGMIEDLARALGAATGCSKPVSDMDWRPHHEHVGQTGVKVSPTLYVAVGISGAIQHLAGVNSSKYIVVINKDPEAPFFKAADYGIVGDAFEVVPKLTEAIKARK